In one window of Pseudochaenichthys georgianus chromosome 5, fPseGeo1.2, whole genome shotgun sequence DNA:
- the bloc1s1 gene encoding biogenesis of lysosome-related organelles complex 1 subunit 1 → MLSRLLKEHQAKQNERKEQQERRRREAITAATCLTEALVDHLNVGVAQAYVNQRKLDHEVKTLQVQASQFSKQTAQWISMVEGFNQALKEIGDVENWARSIEMDMRTIATALEYVHKGQLQSAFS, encoded by the exons ATGTTGTCTCGTCTGCTGAAGGAGCACCAGGCGAAGCAAAATGAGCGGAAGGAGCAGCAGG AAAGACGCAGGCGTGAAGCTATCACTGCGGCCACCTGTCTGACAGAAGCCCTGGTAGACCATCTCAATGTTGG AGTTGCCCAGGCTTATGTAAACCAGCGTAAACTCGACCATGAGGTGAAGACTCTCCAGGTGCAGGCGAGCCAGTTCTCCAAACAAACGGCTCAGTGGATTAGTATGGTGGAGGGTTTCAATCAGGCCCTTAAG GAAATTGGGGATGTGGAGAATTGGGCCCGAAGTATAGAGATGGACATGAGGACCATCGCCACAGCTCTGGAGTACGTTCACAAGGGTCAGCTTCAGTCTGCCTTCTCATAA
- the rdh5 gene encoding retinol dehydrogenase 5 yields MDMQFVYDLLGENAWSYIGATFVVLWFIVWLYRDSLEIEELTDKYVFVTGCDSGFGNLLCKKLDRRGFHVLAGCLTEKGADDLKRATGPYLKTVLLDVASQDSIEEAMEWTKKEVGDKGLWGIVNNAGRSLPMGPTEWMRVEDFHSTLKVNMNGTIAMTMTFLPLIKKARGRIVNIASVLGRLAANGGGYCISKFAVESFSDCLRRDINYFGINVCIIEPGFFKTAVTSLDPLERELHRLWNQLTPEVQASYGDKYLDKYIKVQRFIMNAVCDTDLSKVTGCMEHALTAAYPRTRYSPGWDAKLLWIPLSYMPSCVVDIGLRLVLPRPSKSV; encoded by the exons ATGGACATGCAGTTTGTCTACGACCTTTTAGG GGAAAATGCTTGGTCGTACATCGGTGCTACCTTCGTGGTTTTGTGGTTTATCGTGTGGCTGTACAGAGACAGCCTGGAGATCGAGGAACTTACGGACAAGTATGTGTTTGTGACCGGCTGCGACTCTGGGTTTGGTAACCTGCTGTGTAAGAAGCTCGATCGTAGAGGTTTCCACGTGTTGGCCGGCTGCCTCACAGAAAAGGGAGCTGATGACCTGAAGAGGGCGACGGGGCCTTATTTGAAGACTGTCCTGCTAGATGTGGCCAGTCAGGACAGCATCGAAGAAGCCATGGAGTGGACCAAGAAGGAGGTTGGGGATAAGG GACTTTGGGGAATTGTCAACAATGCCGGACGCTCGTTACCCATGGGTCCTACAGAGTGGATGAGAGTGGAGGATTTCCACAGCACATTGAAGGTCAACATGAATGGAACGATTGCCATGACGATGACCTTCCTGCCCCTCATCAAAAAGGCTCGGGGCCGCATTGTAAACATAGCATCGGTTCTGGGTAGGTTGGCTGCAAACGGTGGTGGATACTGCATCTCCAAATTTGCAGTGGAGTCTTTCTCTGACTGCCTCAG GAGAGATATAAACTACTTTGGAATCAATGTGTGCATCATTGAGCCAGGATTTTTCAAGACTGCGGTGACGAGCCTGGACCCCCTGGAGAGGGAGCTGCACCGCCTGTGGAACCAGCTCACCCCTGAAGTCCAAGCCAGCTATGGAGACAAGTACCTTGATAAAT ACATCAAGGTCCAGCGTTTTATCATGAATGCAGTCTGCGACACTGACCTCTCCAAGGTGACCGGCTGCATGGAGCACGCTCTGACGGCGGCCTACCCTCGCACTAGGTACAGCCCGGGCTGGGACGCCAAGCTGCTCTGGATCCCCCTCTCCTACATGCCCAGCTGTGTGGTGGACATCGGGCTGAGGCTGGTGCTGCCCCGCCCGTCAAAGAGCGTGTAA
- the gls2b gene encoding glutaminase 2b — translation MLCLRALRLSNSVQQIAKQSDVARKLFIIQPACCLSTKTTTSSQRPTPTHLDNLQLKMNGSSMSPSSGVEDMLFYTITDGKEQVPITHFTTALKKTGLHPSDPRLKDCMERIRHAVNDSVGEVMMDRELFHRCVSGNIVLLIQAFRKKFIIPEFDVFVQKINEIYNAVETQIDGKVANYIPQLAKFSPDLWGVSLCTVDGQRHSVGDTKQPFCLQSCVKPLQYAIAVHEAGTEKVHQYVGMEPSGFKFNMLSLDDEDKPHNPMVNAGAIVISSLIKPRSNKAEKFDYVMDFVKKMAGQEYVGFSNAMFQSEKETGDRNFAIGYYMKEKKCFPPGADMIDALDFYFQLCSIEVTCESGSILAATLANGGICPITGEHVLSAEAVRNTLSLMHSCGMYDFSGQMAFHVGVPAKSGVSGAILLVIPNVMGVMCWSPPLDRVGNSVRGIHFCLELVSLFNFHNYDNLRHFVKKQDPRRPDGDDRNKSVFNLMFAAYSGDVSALRRFALSSMDMDLKDYDSRTALHISAAEGHADVVKFLTETCKVNPFVEDRWGNLPVDDALQFGHVEVVKLLKEYQQVCEQQQMPHTKAEHSTKLDTIEGML, via the exons ATGCTCTGCCTGAGAGCCCTGCGTCTGTCCAACTCTGTCCAGCAGATCGCCAAACAGTCAGACGTTGCGAGGAAGCTCTTCATCATCCAGCCAGCATGCTGTCTGagcacaaaaacaacaacatcgtCCCAGCGACCAACGCCGACACACTTGGACAatttacaactcaaaat GAATGGCTCTTCAATGTCCCCCAGCTCTGGAGTGGAAGACATGCTTTTCTACACCATCACAGACGGAAAAGAACAAGTCCCCATTACACACTTTACCACG GCCCTGAAGAAAACCGGCCTCCACCCGTCAGATCCTCGTCTAAAGGACTGCATGGAGAGAATTCGACATGCTGTGAACGACTCTGTTGGTGAGGTGATGATGGACAGAGAACTTTTCCACAG GTGTGTCAGTGGAAACATCGTCCTGCTGATCCAGGCCTTCAGAAAGAAATTCATCATTCCTGAGTTTGATGTTTTTgtacaaaaaataaatgaaatctaCAACGCGGTGGAAACTCAAATTGATGGGAAG GTCGCAAACTACATCCCCCAGCTGGCCAAGTTTAGTCCAGATCTGTGGGGTGTGTCTCTGTGTACAGTGGATGGCCAGAG GCACTCAGTGGGCGACACCAAGCAGCCGTTCTGCCTGCAGTCCTGCGTTAAGCCACTGCAGTACGCCATCGCCGTCCACGAGGCGGGAACAGAGAAGGTTCATCAATATGTCGGCATGGAGCCCAGCGGATTCAAGTTCAACATGCTCTCACTCGATGATGAAG ATAAGCCCCACAATCCCATGGTGAACGCAGGAGCCATTGTGATCAGCTCTCTTATCAAG CCTCGTTCCAATAAGGCAGAGAAGTTTGACTAT GTTATGGACTTTGTGAAAAAGATGGCAGGCCAAGAGTATGTGGGATTCAGCAATGCCAT GTTCCAGTCAGAAAAAGAAACAGGCGACAGAAACTTTGCCATCGGATACTACATGAAAGAGAAGAAG TGTTTTCCCCCAGGAGCAGATATGATCGATGCCCTGGACTTCTACTTCCAG CTTTGCTCCATCGAGGTGACCTGTGAGTCAGGAAGTATTCTGGCTGCCACGCTGGCCAACGGAGGAATCTGTCCAATCACAGGCGAGCATGTCCTGAGTGCCGAGGCAGTGCGGAACACTTTGAGTCTTATGCACTCGTGTGGCATGTACGACTTCTCTGGCCAGATGGCTTTTCAT GTGGGAGTGCCAGCCAAATCGGGGGTGTCCGGCGCCATTCTGTTGGTCATCCCCAACGTCATGGGGGTGATGTGTTGGTCTCCTCCTCTGGACAGAGTGGGAAACAGTGTTCGGGGAATACACTTTTGTCTG GAGCTCGTTTCGCTCTTCAATTTCCACAACTATGACAACTTGAGGCActttgtgaagaagcaggatCCTCGCAGACCAGATGGAGACGACAgg AACAAGTCTGTATTTAATCTGATGTTCGCTGCCTACAGTGGAGATGTGTCTGCCCTGAGAAG GTTTGCTCTGTCATCCATGGACATGGACCTGAAAGACTATGATTCTCGAACCGCTCTACATATCTCTGCAGCAGAAG GTCATGCAGATGTGGTGAAGTTCCTTACTGAAACCTGCAAAGTCAATCCATTTGTAGAAGACAG GTGGGGCAACCTCCCGGTGGATGACGCCTTGCAGTTCGGACATGTCGAGGTGGTGAAGCTGCTGAAAGAGTACCAGCAGGTCTGTGAACAGCAGCAAATGCCTCACACTAAGGCTGAGCATTCGACGAAGCTGGACACCATCGAGGGCATGTTGTGA